The Vicia villosa cultivar HV-30 ecotype Madison, WI linkage group LG1, Vvil1.0, whole genome shotgun sequence genome includes a region encoding these proteins:
- the LOC131644440 gene encoding 2-methyl-6-phytyl-1,4-hydroquinone methyltransferase, chloroplastic-like encodes MASLMLSGTGKLTMLNNRTPNGLGFTASDFHGKTLSFPKSSINATSRVSYSRTNLVPKCSSSSVSSSSRPSSQPRFIQHKKEAYWFYRFLSIVYDHVVNPGHWTEDMRDEALEPAELTDRNMLVVDVGGGTGFTTLGIVKHVDAKNVTILDQSPHQLAKAKEKEPLKDCKIIEGDAEDLPFKTDYADRYVSAGSIEYWPDPQRGIKEAYRVLKLGGKACLIGPVHPTFWLSRFFADVWMLFPTEEEYIEWFTKAGFKNVQLKRIGPKWYRGVRRHGLIMGCSVTGVKPASGDSPLQLGPKEEDVEKPVDPFVFLPRFILGVLAAAWFTLVPIYMWLKDQIVPKGQPI; translated from the exons ATGGCTTCACTGATGCTCAGTGGAACCGGAAAGCTCACAATGTTGAACAACAGAACCCCAAACGGATTAGGTTTCACAGCATCAGATTTCCACGGTAAGACCCTAAGTTTCCCCAAATCGAGTATCAATGCCACTTCTAGGGTTTCATATTCGAGGACCAATTTAGTACCTAAATGTAGTAGTTCTAGTGTATCATCATCTTCGAGGCCAAGCTCGCAACCTAGGTTTATACAGCACAAAAAAGAGGCGTATTGGTTTTATAGGTTTCTGTCAATTGTGTATGACCATGTTGTTAACCCGGGTCATTGGACTGAGGATATGAGAGATGAGGCTCTTGAACCGGCTGAACTCACTGATAGGAATATGCTTGTGGTTGATGTTGGTGGTGGGACTGGGTTTACTACGTTGGGGATTGTGAAGCATGTGGATGCTAAGAATGTTACCATTCTTGATCAGTCGCCGCATCAGCTTGCTAAAGCTAAGGAAAAGGAGCCGCTTAAGGATTGTAAGATAATTGAAGGGGATGCTGAAGATCTTCCCTTTAAAACTGATTATGCAGATAGATATGTATCCGCAGGAAG TATTGAATACTGGCCAGATCCACAGCGTGGCATCAAGGAAGCATACAGGGTTTTGAAACTTGGGGGAAAGGCATGTTTAATTGGTCCTGTTCACCCAACATTTTGGTTGTCGCGTTTCTTTGCAGATGTATGGATGCTTTTCCCTACAGAAGAAGAGTATATTGAATGGTTTACGAAGGCAGGGTTTAAGAATGTCCAGCTAAAAAGGATTGGCCCAAAATGGTACCGTGGAGTTCGCCGTCATGGCTTGATTATGGGTTGTTCGGTGACTGGTGTTAAGCCTGCATCTGGGGATTCTCCTTTGCAG CTTGGTCCAAAGGAAGAAGATGTTGAAAAGCCTGTAGATCCTTTTGTCTTCTTACCGCGGTTTATTTTGGGTGTCCTGGCAGCTGCATGGTTTACATTGGTTCCTATTTACATGTGGCTCAAAGATCAAATTGTTCCCAAAGGTCAGCCAATATGA